A section of the Triticum dicoccoides isolate Atlit2015 ecotype Zavitan chromosome 7A, WEW_v2.0, whole genome shotgun sequence genome encodes:
- the LOC119329525 gene encoding signal recognition particle receptor subunit beta-like, producing the protein MDEWVRQAEAWAGQAEHWIRQQPPEQIYVAVAVIIVTILVLVAASCLKSSKPNTIVLSGLSGSGKTVLFYQLRDGSSHQGTVTSMTHNNATFVLHSELERKGKVKPVHVIDVPGHARLKSKLDEVLPQAAGIVFVVDALDFLSSMQAAAEYLYDILTKATVVKKRIPVLIFCNKTDKVTAHSKEFIKKQLEKEVNKLRESRNAISSADISDEVQLGLPGEAFNFSQCQNKVIVDEGAGLTGDVSAVEQFIREYVKP; encoded by the exons ATGGATGAGTGGGTTCGCCAAGCAGAGGCGTGGGCGGGCCAAGCAGAGCACTGGATCCGCCAGCAACCCCCGGAGCAGATTTACGTCGCGGTCGCCGTGATTATTGTAACGATTCTGGTGCTGGTCGCAG CTTCTTGTCTGAAATCATCGAAACCTAACACCATAGTTCTATCCGGGCTTAGTGGCAGCGGCAAAACTGTTCTTTTCTATCAG CTTCGCGATGGATCATCACATCAGGGAACCGTGACTTCGATGACACATAACAATGCTACATTTGTTCTGCACTCGGAGCTGGAAAGG AAAGGCAAAGTAAAACCTGTTCATGTTATCGATGTTCCTGGTCATGCAAGGCTGAAATCGAAGCTTGATGAAGTCCTGCCTCAGGCAGCTGGGATTGTTTTTGTCGTGGATGCTCTAGATTTCTTGTCTAGCATGCAAGCTGCTGCGGA GTACTTGTATGACATTTTGACGAAGGCAACTGTAGTGAAGAAAAGGATTCCTGTTCTGATATTCTGCAACAAGACAGATAAAGTTACAGCTCACTCAAAGGAGTTCATCAAGAAGCAGTTGGAGAAAGAAGT AAACAAGCTCCGGGAATCAAGGAACGCCATATCATCCGCTGACATCAGTGATGAAGTCCAACTTGGGTTACCTGGAGAGGCATTCAACTTCAGCCAGTGCCAGAACAAGGTGATAGTTGATGAAGGTGCTGGTCTGACTGGTGATGTTTCAGCAGTTGAGCAGTTCATCCGCGAGTATGTGAAGCCGTAG
- the LOC119330709 gene encoding uncharacterized protein YuxK-like, with amino-acid sequence MLARTLVARLRPRLAPSLAGLGGRASAGAAAAATDIVVDEDAPRPLGPPVPAGVGAAAVAATVPTVLQPRVLIYDGVCHLCHRGVKWVFRTDKHAKIRFCCLQSKAAEPYLRLVGMDREDVLRRVLFIEGPEAYYEGSTAALKVASYLPLPYSALSSLLIIPVPLRDAAYDYIARNRYDWFGKDDKCLVIKDRELLERFIDREEMLGGGPSNSSY; translated from the exons ATGCTCGCCCGCACCCTCGTCGCCCGCCTCCGCCCCCGCCTCGCCCCGTCGCTCGCCGGCCTCGGCGGCCGCGCGTCggcgggcgccgccgccgccgccaccgacatcGTCGTCGACGAGGACGCGCCGCGGCCCCTCGGGCCGCCCGTGCCGGCCGGGGTCGGGGCCGCCGCCGTCGCGGCCACCGTGCCCACCGTCCTGCAGCCGCGCGTGCTCATCTACGACGGCGTCTGCCACCTCTGCCACCGCG GGGTGAAGTGGGTGTTCAGGACGGACAAGCACGCCAAGATCAGGTTCTGCTGCCTGCAGTCCAAGGCCGCGGAGCCGTACCTGAGGCTGGTGGGCATGGACCGGGAGGACGTGCTCCGCCGCGTTCTCTTCATCGAGGGCCCTGAGGCCTACTACGAGGGCTCCACTG CTGCGCTGAAAGTTGCATCATACCTGCCTCTTCCCTactcggcgctgagctccttgctgatCATCCCCGTCCCACTGCGTGACGCAGCCTACGATTACATTGCAAGGAATCGGTACGACTGGTTCGGCAAAGATGACAAGTGCCTGGTGATCAAGGACCGGGAGCTTCTCGAGCGTTTCATCGACAGGGAGGAAATGCTCGGTGGCGGTCCCAGCAACAGTTCTTATTGA
- the LOC119327557 gene encoding DNA polymerase lambda-like isoform X1 yields the protein MAPKRKPAEPPRDAEGIFRGVSAFFVPHGVQSRRLEVWKQKLVQMGGRLEKKDADAKGARINHVLAADAKALLRELTADWLHRFQGSVVSFDWLEECLKSGERLPEHKFTINYEEEFKPKKAAGAGGTGASNPAKRSKMSSEDPENHKGTGGQGVKKELATGEHQDASTHVHDGSGVQKGPGQLAHSQTSSGDTKDTVGSLDIEEASSGEPTTYAPPDLNRNITEIFGKLINIYRAMGDDRRSFSYYKAIPVIEKLPFKIESGDQVKNLPTIGKSLKDHINEIVTTGKLSKLEHFENDEKVRTVSLFGEVWGVGPATALKLYDKGHRTLDDLRKDDSLTYAQRTGLKFFDDIRQRIPRHEVSEMEKLLQDVGKDILPGVIIVCGGSYRRGKSSCGDMDIVITHDDGKSHVGFLPKFVQRLKDINFLREDLIFSINSIEGTDSGVDTYFGLCTYPGRELRHRIDLKVYPRNRYASGLLAWTGNDVLNRRLRILAESKGYVLDDTGLYLATQSSGGKRAGRSEAIVNCHEEKDVFDTLGFPYLEPHERNL from the exons GTGCAGTCCCGCCGCCTcgag GTGTGGAAGCAGAAGCTGGTGCAGATGGGGGGCCGGCTCGAGAAGAAGGACGCCGACGCCAAGGGCGCCAGGATCAACCACGTGCTCGCCGCCGACGCCAAGGCGCTGCTCCGGGAGCTCACCGCCGACTGGCTCCACCGTTTCCAGGGG AGTGTTGTGTCCTTCGATTGGCTGGAGGAATGCCTCAAGTCTGGCGAGAGGCTGCCCGAGCACAAGTTCACCATCAACTACGAAGAGGAATTTAAACCCAAAAAGGCAGCTGGTGCCGGAGGTACAGGCGCGTCCAATCCCGCGAAGAGGAGCAAAATGTCATCCGAGGATCCTGAGAATCACAAAGGAACTGGTGGACAGGGTGTGAAGAAAGAGCTAGCTACCGGAGAGCATCAAGACGCCAGTACACATGTGCATGATGGTTCTGGTGTCCAAAAGGGGCCTGGCCAGCTTGCACATAGCCAGACTAGCTCTGGGGATACCAAGGACACCGTAGGGTCTCTTGATATTGAG GAAGCTTCTTCTGGGGAACCCACAACATATGCTCCACCAGACCTCAACAGGAACATCACTGAGATTTTCGGAAAACTTATCAACATATATAGAG CCATGGGAGATGACCGGAGATCATTTAGCTATTACAAGGCCATTCCCGTAATTGAGAAACTGCCATTCAAAATAGAAAGTGGCGACCAAGTTAAAAACCTCCCCACCATTGGGAAATCTTTGAAAGACCAT ATTAATGAAATAGTGACAACAGGGAAGCTTTCCAAACTGGAACACTTTGAGAATGATGAAAAG GTACGGACTGTCAGCCTATTCGGTGAAGTTTGGGGTGTTGGTCCTGCAACTGCTCTTAAGTTATATGATAAAGGACACCGTACTCTTGATGACCTTCGGAAAGATGACTCACTTACATATGCTCAAAGGACTGGCTTAAAATTCTTTGATGATATCAGACAAAGAATCCCTCGGCATGAG GTCAGTGAGATGGAGAAGCTTTTGCAAGATGTTGGGAAGGATATCTTGCCTGGA gtgatAATTGTATGCGGAGGATCATACAGACGTGGAAAATCATCTTGCGGCGACATGGATATTGTAATTACTCATGATGATGGTAAAAG TCATGTAGGTTTCctgccgaagtttgttcagaggctGAAGGACATTAATTTTTTAAGGGAGGATCTTATCTTCAGCATAAACAGTATTGAG GGAACTGACAGCGGGGTTGACACATATTTCGGTCTTTGCACATATCCTGGACGTGAGCTGCGGCATCGCATTGATCTCAAG GTATACCCAAGGAACAGGTATGCATCTGGGCTGCTAGCCTGGACTGGAAATGATGTTCTAAATCGACG ATTGAGAATACTAGCAGAATCCAAGGGCTACGTGCTTGATGACACTGGTTTGTATCTTGCTACACAGAGCAGTGGTGGAAAGCGC GCGGGGAGATCAGAAGCTATAGTTAACTGCCACGAGGAGAAGGATGTGTTCGACACACTCGGGTTCCCGTACTTGGAGCCTCATGAACGAAATCTATAG
- the LOC119327557 gene encoding DNA polymerase lambda-like isoform X2 — MAPKRKPAEPPRDAEGIFRGVSAFFVPHGVQSRRLEVWKQKLVQMGGRLEKKDADAKGARINHVLAADAKALLRELTADWLHRFQGSVVSFDWLEECLKSGERLPEHKFTINYEEEFKPKKAAGAGGTGASNPAKRSKMSSEDPENHKGTGGQGVKKELATGEHQDASTHVHDGSGVQKGPGQLAHSQTSSGDTKDTVGSLDIEEASSGEPTTYAPPDLNRNITEIFGKLINIYRAMGDDRRSFSYYKAIPVIEKLPFKIESGDQVKNLPTIGKSLKDHVWKLSKLEHFENDEKVRTVSLFGEVWGVGPATALKLYDKGHRTLDDLRKDDSLTYAQRTGLKFFDDIRQRIPRHEVSEMEKLLQDVGKDILPGVIIVCGGSYRRGKSSCGDMDIVITHDDGKSHVGFLPKFVQRLKDINFLREDLIFSINSIEGTDSGVDTYFGLCTYPGRELRHRIDLKVYPRNRYASGLLAWTGNDVLNRRLRILAESKGYVLDDTGLYLATQSSGGKRAGRSEAIVNCHEEKDVFDTLGFPYLEPHERNL; from the exons GTGCAGTCCCGCCGCCTcgag GTGTGGAAGCAGAAGCTGGTGCAGATGGGGGGCCGGCTCGAGAAGAAGGACGCCGACGCCAAGGGCGCCAGGATCAACCACGTGCTCGCCGCCGACGCCAAGGCGCTGCTCCGGGAGCTCACCGCCGACTGGCTCCACCGTTTCCAGGGG AGTGTTGTGTCCTTCGATTGGCTGGAGGAATGCCTCAAGTCTGGCGAGAGGCTGCCCGAGCACAAGTTCACCATCAACTACGAAGAGGAATTTAAACCCAAAAAGGCAGCTGGTGCCGGAGGTACAGGCGCGTCCAATCCCGCGAAGAGGAGCAAAATGTCATCCGAGGATCCTGAGAATCACAAAGGAACTGGTGGACAGGGTGTGAAGAAAGAGCTAGCTACCGGAGAGCATCAAGACGCCAGTACACATGTGCATGATGGTTCTGGTGTCCAAAAGGGGCCTGGCCAGCTTGCACATAGCCAGACTAGCTCTGGGGATACCAAGGACACCGTAGGGTCTCTTGATATTGAG GAAGCTTCTTCTGGGGAACCCACAACATATGCTCCACCAGACCTCAACAGGAACATCACTGAGATTTTCGGAAAACTTATCAACATATATAGAG CCATGGGAGATGACCGGAGATCATTTAGCTATTACAAGGCCATTCCCGTAATTGAGAAACTGCCATTCAAAATAGAAAGTGGCGACCAAGTTAAAAACCTCCCCACCATTGGGAAATCTTTGAAAGACCATGTAT GGAAGCTTTCCAAACTGGAACACTTTGAGAATGATGAAAAG GTACGGACTGTCAGCCTATTCGGTGAAGTTTGGGGTGTTGGTCCTGCAACTGCTCTTAAGTTATATGATAAAGGACACCGTACTCTTGATGACCTTCGGAAAGATGACTCACTTACATATGCTCAAAGGACTGGCTTAAAATTCTTTGATGATATCAGACAAAGAATCCCTCGGCATGAG GTCAGTGAGATGGAGAAGCTTTTGCAAGATGTTGGGAAGGATATCTTGCCTGGA gtgatAATTGTATGCGGAGGATCATACAGACGTGGAAAATCATCTTGCGGCGACATGGATATTGTAATTACTCATGATGATGGTAAAAG TCATGTAGGTTTCctgccgaagtttgttcagaggctGAAGGACATTAATTTTTTAAGGGAGGATCTTATCTTCAGCATAAACAGTATTGAG GGAACTGACAGCGGGGTTGACACATATTTCGGTCTTTGCACATATCCTGGACGTGAGCTGCGGCATCGCATTGATCTCAAG GTATACCCAAGGAACAGGTATGCATCTGGGCTGCTAGCCTGGACTGGAAATGATGTTCTAAATCGACG ATTGAGAATACTAGCAGAATCCAAGGGCTACGTGCTTGATGACACTGGTTTGTATCTTGCTACACAGAGCAGTGGTGGAAAGCGC GCGGGGAGATCAGAAGCTATAGTTAACTGCCACGAGGAGAAGGATGTGTTCGACACACTCGGGTTCCCGTACTTGGAGCCTCATGAACGAAATCTATAG